In the Micromonospora narathiwatensis genome, one interval contains:
- a CDS encoding AMP-binding protein — protein sequence MTTDAPPPPPTPELTPDVAAVQDGVWFLDKLHPDARVLTLHRSYWVDGDLDVDVLRAAWHAVLDRHRALRTTLPTVDGRPARRIGPARADAFARWDIRDAAAPAPPGDLDTGPLARLTVLRVTPRHHRVVLTAHQAVADAPSMSVVAADLSAAYADALLATAAVSSPARRDPSSVPASGSVAPAAPWSAVPDPDPSDGVRPTDPPPAAAPTAAAADEVTFDWGLRTRAAVQALARAEGVAVPTVVLAAFQVVLGRHAGDDSVTVALPHDLRGPGQESAVGPLSTLLPVVGRLTGDATFRTHLRRVARSRRDAEERHPPFPRLVRAVNPPRPPDGLPLCDAVLAAEAPPAPLRLAGANVRELPSRAGVLPVDLLLTVAATTATLAGTLAFRTHGMAPRDAEGVLAHLRTVLTAAVRDPDLPLADLPLEDPRHLATAVRAADATAVAPPSGRPVTALIDDCAERFPEAVAVRGEEESLTYAELVARASDLAAWLADRVPLAGRAVALRLPMGPALVTASLAVLRAGGHFTWLSPGDPGDRARTVLADLRPAALLVAGDPAEDRVAEWYRSDRRGPVLTVDPAPRPVDPAPLPPEPAARTAAYVAFTSGSTGRPKGIVQTHAALAQFATWLARTGDLHPGARVAQWAAVEHDPALCEVFAALICGATLVPVPDRVRVHPERFLGWLDRERVTMLQTVPSFARELATVLERDDAVPARLTHLFLMGESLSADLANRLRHTLTGTRLWNLYGPTETVAASAYEIVGPVPGERVPVGRSIPGRQVLVVDGRDRPCPAGVTGEIVVRSPYAVPRYLPDAAGRGPDDVPFRPLRGLPPAAAATAGWYRTGDLGRRRFDGELEHVGRRDHQVKLAGHRLELAAVEAALAEHGLVADCAASPVTDPDGLVSRLVVFVAPRDDADWPALVASLRAHLRRRYGPVSHRTVFAPLDRIPRNIGGKVDRARLPDPRAVSDGGPRGRGPIEGAVGRVWAELLPTAPADGWGDFFAAGGHSLLLVRLAHRLAERFGVDVPLRDLLAAPTVAGMAAVVRAATAGNGDPTAGGAPGAAGQPERWEDEHG from the coding sequence GTGACGACCGACGCCCCACCGCCACCGCCGACGCCCGAGCTGACCCCGGACGTCGCCGCCGTGCAGGACGGCGTCTGGTTCCTCGACAAGCTGCACCCGGACGCCCGCGTACTGACCCTGCACCGGTCGTACTGGGTCGACGGCGACCTCGACGTCGACGTCCTGCGCGCCGCCTGGCACGCCGTGCTCGACCGGCACCGGGCACTGCGGACCACGCTGCCCACCGTGGACGGTCGACCCGCCCGACGGATCGGCCCCGCCCGCGCCGACGCGTTCGCCAGGTGGGACATCCGCGACGCCGCGGCGCCGGCACCGCCCGGCGACCTCGACACCGGCCCGCTCGCCCGGCTGACGGTGCTGCGGGTCACCCCCCGGCACCACCGCGTCGTGCTCACCGCGCACCAGGCCGTCGCGGATGCCCCGTCGATGTCCGTCGTGGCCGCCGACCTCTCGGCGGCGTACGCCGACGCGCTCCTGGCCACCGCCGCGGTGTCGTCCCCGGCCCGCCGCGACCCGTCGTCCGTTCCCGCCTCCGGCAGTGTCGCGCCGGCCGCCCCGTGGTCCGCCGTCCCCGACCCGGACCCCTCCGACGGCGTCCGCCCGACCGACCCGCCGCCCGCCGCGGCGCCGACGGCGGCGGCGGCGGACGAGGTGACCTTCGACTGGGGGTTGCGGACCCGGGCGGCCGTCCAGGCCCTCGCCCGGGCGGAGGGCGTCGCCGTCCCGACGGTCGTGCTGGCCGCGTTCCAGGTCGTGCTGGGCCGCCACGCCGGCGACGACAGCGTGACCGTCGCCCTGCCACACGACCTGCGCGGGCCCGGCCAGGAGAGCGCGGTCGGCCCGCTCTCCACCCTCCTGCCGGTCGTCGGCCGGCTCACCGGCGACGCGACGTTCCGGACGCATCTGCGGCGGGTGGCACGCAGCCGGCGGGACGCCGAGGAACGGCACCCGCCCTTCCCGCGGCTCGTCCGCGCGGTCAACCCACCCCGGCCTCCCGACGGGCTGCCCCTGTGCGACGCGGTGCTCGCCGCCGAGGCTCCGCCGGCGCCGTTGCGGCTGGCCGGCGCGAACGTCCGGGAACTGCCGTCCCGCGCCGGGGTGCTCCCCGTCGACCTGCTGCTCACCGTCGCGGCGACCACCGCGACCCTCGCCGGCACGCTCGCGTTCCGCACCCACGGGATGGCACCCCGGGACGCCGAGGGCGTCCTCGCCCACCTGCGCACCGTGCTGACCGCGGCCGTCCGCGACCCCGACCTCCCGCTCGCCGACCTGCCGCTGGAGGACCCCCGGCACCTGGCCACCGCGGTACGCGCCGCGGACGCCACGGCCGTCGCGCCGCCGTCCGGCCGGCCGGTGACCGCGCTCATCGACGACTGCGCGGAGCGCTTCCCGGAGGCGGTCGCCGTCCGGGGCGAGGAGGAGAGCCTCACGTACGCGGAGCTGGTCGCCCGGGCGTCGGACCTGGCGGCGTGGCTGGCGGACCGGGTCCCGCTCGCGGGCCGTGCCGTCGCCCTGCGCCTGCCCATGGGGCCAGCGTTGGTGACCGCGTCCCTGGCCGTCCTGCGCGCCGGCGGCCATTTCACCTGGCTGAGCCCGGGCGACCCGGGGGACCGGGCCCGGACGGTGCTGGCCGACCTGCGGCCCGCCGCCCTGCTGGTCGCCGGCGACCCGGCCGAGGACCGGGTGGCCGAGTGGTACCGGTCCGACCGGCGCGGCCCGGTCCTCACCGTGGACCCGGCCCCGCGACCGGTGGACCCCGCCCCGCTTCCGCCGGAGCCGGCCGCGCGGACGGCCGCCTACGTCGCGTTCACCTCGGGCTCCACGGGACGACCGAAGGGGATCGTCCAGACCCACGCGGCGCTCGCGCAGTTCGCCACCTGGCTGGCCCGCACCGGGGACCTGCACCCCGGCGCCCGCGTCGCGCAGTGGGCCGCCGTCGAGCACGACCCGGCCCTGTGCGAGGTCTTCGCGGCCCTGATCTGCGGTGCGACGCTCGTTCCGGTGCCGGATCGCGTCCGTGTCCACCCGGAGCGCTTCCTCGGATGGCTCGACCGGGAACGCGTCACGATGCTGCAGACGGTACCCAGCTTCGCCCGGGAACTGGCGACGGTGCTCGAACGGGACGACGCCGTACCGGCGCGGTTGACCCACCTGTTCCTGATGGGCGAGTCCCTCTCGGCCGACCTCGCGAACCGACTGCGCCACACGCTCACCGGAACCCGACTGTGGAACCTGTACGGTCCGACCGAGACGGTCGCGGCCAGCGCGTACGAGATCGTGGGTCCGGTGCCCGGCGAACGCGTGCCGGTCGGCCGGTCGATACCCGGCCGGCAGGTGCTGGTCGTGGACGGGCGGGACCGCCCCTGCCCCGCCGGCGTGACCGGTGAGATCGTCGTCCGCAGCCCGTACGCCGTGCCCCGCTACCTGCCCGACGCGGCCGGGCGCGGGCCGGACGACGTTCCGTTCCGGCCGCTGCGGGGCCTGCCGCCGGCCGCCGCCGCGACCGCCGGCTGGTACCGCACGGGCGACCTCGGGCGGCGGCGGTTCGACGGCGAACTGGAACACGTGGGCCGCCGGGACCACCAGGTCAAGCTCGCCGGGCACCGGCTCGAACTCGCGGCGGTGGAGGCGGCGCTCGCCGAGCACGGCCTCGTCGCCGACTGCGCCGCGTCGCCGGTGACCGACCCGGACGGCCTGGTGAGCCGGCTGGTCGTCTTCGTGGCGCCCCGCGACGACGCCGACTGGCCGGCGCTCGTGGCGTCGCTGCGAGCACACCTGCGACGGCGGTACGGGCCGGTGAGCCACCGCACCGTCTTCGCCCCGCTCGACCGGATTCCGCGCAACATCGGCGGCAAGGTCGACCGGGCGAGACTGCCGGATCCCCGCGCCGTCAGCGACGGCGGCCCCAGGGGACGCGGCCCGATCGAGGGCGCGGTGGGGCGCGTCTGGGCCGAGCTGCTCCCGACCGCACCGGCGGACGGGTGGGGCGACTTCTTCGCGGCGGGCGGCCACTCGCTGCTACTTGTCCGACTCGCCCACCGCCTCGCGGAACGCTTCGGCGTCGACGTACCGCTGCGGGACCTCCTGGCCGCGCCGACGGTGGCCGGCATGGCGGCGGTGGTGCGGGCGGCGACCGCCGGCAACGGCGATCCGACCGCCGGCGGCGCTCCGGGCGCCGCCGGCCAACCAGAACGATGGGAAGACGAGCATGGCTGA
- a CDS encoding condensation domain-containing protein, translating into MTRDERGPATSLWTLPDDATTAGGHPPEPPSGPDEPFPLSRQQDFLRMVDGGDDAGPFGPRYTIVGGWRVTGPLDVGALRAALADVVERHEALRTSIVRAPGNAHQRVRPPRPPRLDVEDLPLAPADRERHAEILLNEVESRPVPMDDNPTLRAVLGRFAADDAVLVLAAHHTGVDGWSIQVVLRDLALCYTARRAGRPPELPPVRQYREYVRWQRAAAGTPAVAAARAYWAERLRGAAVTPIRLDRPRGAQRPDGTAWYRFHHEDDLRRRVQAYATSRRCTPFMVMAAAYVRQLADTAGLDEVVMPTFTPGRRPAWTLDMVGSFFNLLPLRVRTGGADNFADLVDRVRGACLAAYRHEIPFVDLLGVAPELMAAAAGEEHASCVFQLVQSPFMAVDQRVGDLTYRAMRRRLRSQERGSQIPDGALWAVEFDAAGGIVGSVGYCRSQFRADTVAALVAGYRDTLDRALPA; encoded by the coding sequence ATGACACGGGACGAGCGTGGCCCGGCGACGTCGCTGTGGACGCTGCCGGACGACGCGACGACCGCCGGCGGCCACCCGCCCGAGCCGCCGTCCGGGCCGGACGAGCCCTTCCCGCTCTCCCGCCAACAGGACTTCCTGCGCATGGTCGACGGTGGGGACGACGCGGGACCGTTCGGCCCGCGCTACACCATCGTCGGCGGCTGGCGGGTCACCGGCCCGCTCGACGTCGGGGCGCTCCGGGCCGCGCTCGCCGACGTGGTCGAGCGGCACGAGGCGCTGCGGACCTCGATCGTCCGGGCGCCCGGGAACGCACACCAACGGGTACGGCCACCCCGGCCGCCCCGCCTCGACGTCGAGGACCTGCCCCTCGCCCCGGCCGACCGGGAGCGACACGCGGAGATCCTGCTCAACGAGGTGGAGTCCCGGCCGGTGCCGATGGACGACAACCCCACCCTGCGGGCGGTGCTCGGCCGGTTCGCCGCCGACGACGCGGTGCTCGTGCTCGCCGCCCACCACACCGGGGTCGACGGCTGGTCGATCCAGGTGGTGCTGCGGGACCTGGCGCTCTGCTACACCGCCCGCCGCGCCGGGCGGCCACCGGAGCTGCCTCCGGTGCGCCAGTACCGGGAGTACGTGCGCTGGCAGCGCGCGGCGGCGGGCACCCCCGCCGTCGCCGCCGCCCGCGCGTACTGGGCCGAGCGGCTGCGCGGGGCGGCGGTCACGCCGATCCGGCTGGACCGGCCACGCGGCGCGCAGCGGCCCGACGGCACCGCCTGGTACCGGTTCCACCACGAGGACGACCTGCGCCGGCGCGTGCAGGCGTACGCCACCAGCCGACGTTGTACGCCGTTCATGGTCATGGCCGCGGCGTACGTGCGGCAACTCGCCGACACCGCCGGGCTCGACGAGGTGGTCATGCCGACCTTCACCCCGGGGCGTCGCCCGGCGTGGACGCTCGACATGGTCGGCTCGTTCTTCAACCTGCTGCCGCTGCGGGTCCGGACCGGGGGAGCGGACAACTTCGCCGACCTGGTCGACCGGGTCCGGGGCGCGTGCCTGGCGGCGTACCGGCACGAGATCCCGTTCGTGGACCTGCTCGGGGTGGCGCCCGAGCTGATGGCCGCGGCGGCCGGCGAGGAGCACGCCTCGTGCGTGTTCCAGCTGGTCCAGTCCCCGTTCATGGCCGTCGACCAGCGCGTGGGTGACCTCACGTACCGGGCGATGCGGCGGCGGCTGCGCTCGCAGGAGCGCGGCTCGCAGATCCCCGACGGCGCGCTGTGGGCGGTGGAGTTCGACGCGGCGGGCGGGATCGTCGGCAGCGTCGGCTACTGCCGCAGCCAGTTCCGGGCCGACACCGTGGCCGCGCTGGTGGCCGGCTACCGCGACACCCTGGACCGCGCACTGCCCGCCTGA
- a CDS encoding class I SAM-dependent methyltransferase, whose product MPAEAQSTFYDLLHADDNRDPAAEAEALLGVIRARHPHATSLLDVACGAGDHLRHLGPHLAVAEGVAVDAAMATAARHALPGTTIHETGLPDLDLGRRYDVVTCLHDALAQYPLSGYRAALRALAGHLAPGGLILIAPFWMPDVPIRRTASEALTRGDDGRTVTRIARGVPRDGAHRVEQHALVADGDGVRHVADTRLLRAFGRREHLSALAAAGCAADFLPTGLAGRPLLVGVRR is encoded by the coding sequence ATGCCCGCCGAGGCACAGTCCACGTTCTACGACCTGCTCCACGCCGACGACAACCGCGACCCCGCCGCCGAGGCCGAGGCGCTGCTGGGGGTCATCCGGGCCCGCCACCCGCACGCCACGTCCCTGCTCGACGTGGCGTGCGGCGCGGGCGACCACCTGCGGCACCTGGGCCCGCACCTCGCGGTCGCCGAGGGGGTCGCCGTCGACGCCGCGATGGCGACCGCCGCCCGGCACGCGCTGCCCGGCACCACGATCCACGAGACGGGCCTGCCGGACCTCGACCTGGGCCGCCGCTACGACGTCGTCACCTGCCTGCACGACGCGCTGGCCCAGTACCCACTCTCCGGCTACCGCGCGGCGCTGCGGGCCCTGGCCGGGCACCTGGCCCCCGGCGGGCTGATCCTGATCGCGCCGTTCTGGATGCCCGACGTGCCGATCCGCCGCACGGCCAGCGAGGCGTTGACGCGCGGCGACGACGGCCGCACGGTCACCCGGATCGCGCGGGGCGTACCCCGCGACGGCGCCCACCGCGTCGAACAGCACGCCCTGGTGGCCGACGGTGACGGCGTACGGCACGTCGCCGACACGCGGTTGCTGCGGGCGTTCGGCCGGCGCGAGCACCTGAGCGCGCTGGCTGCGGCGGGGTGCGCCGCCGACTTCCTCCCCACCGGCCTCGCCGGGCGGCCGCTGCTGGTCGGCGTACGCCGCTGA
- the cmdF gene encoding tyrosine 2,3-aminomutase: MADIDSGATPVVLDGAGLTIDGVRQVAERGTPCVVPAGSLARAASSRQRFEDIVRQGIPVYGVTTGYGEMIYMLVDHTKEVELQTNLVRSHSAGVGPCFSEVEARAVLATRLNALAKGYSAVRPELITRLELYLNLGITPAIPEIGSLGASGDLAPLSHIASTVLGEGYVLRDGRSVPTREVLWDHGIEPMDLRFKEGLALINGTSAMTGLGALVLGRAIEQVRQAEIVAALVIETLQGSTGPFLSEGHDLARPHPGQIDSAANMRALLDGSGLTVSHAALRQQLADEWQHDQAVQRTNIYMQKAYSLRAVPQVLGAVRDTLAHARATVEVELNSANDNPLFFGSGEVFHGANFHGQPVAFAMDYVTIALTQLGVISERRTNRLLNRHLSYGLPEFLVMGEPGLNSGFAGAQYPATALVAENRTIGPASIHSIPSNGDNQDIVSMGLIAARNARRVLTNNDAILAVELLAAAQAVDVAGRYAGLSKAGRAAYELTRSLAPTLRQDRYMADDIAAVAAALGRADLLDAVLRADVVLR, encoded by the coding sequence ATGGCTGACATCGACAGCGGCGCGACACCGGTGGTCCTCGACGGCGCGGGCCTCACGATCGACGGGGTCCGGCAGGTGGCCGAACGAGGCACGCCCTGTGTGGTGCCGGCGGGATCCCTGGCCCGGGCGGCCAGCAGCCGCCAGCGGTTCGAGGACATCGTCCGGCAGGGCATCCCGGTGTACGGCGTCACGACCGGATACGGCGAGATGATCTACATGCTGGTGGACCACACCAAGGAGGTGGAACTCCAGACCAACCTGGTCCGCAGCCACAGCGCCGGCGTCGGGCCGTGCTTCTCCGAGGTGGAGGCCCGGGCCGTCCTCGCCACCCGGCTCAACGCCCTCGCCAAGGGCTACTCCGCCGTACGCCCCGAGCTGATCACCCGGCTGGAGCTCTACCTGAACCTCGGCATCACGCCCGCCATCCCCGAGATCGGCTCGCTCGGCGCCAGCGGCGACCTCGCGCCCCTGTCGCACATCGCCAGCACCGTGCTCGGTGAGGGCTACGTGCTGCGCGACGGCCGGTCGGTGCCGACGCGGGAGGTGCTGTGGGACCACGGCATCGAGCCGATGGACCTGCGGTTCAAGGAGGGGCTCGCCCTGATCAACGGCACCTCCGCGATGACCGGGCTGGGCGCGCTGGTGCTCGGCCGGGCGATCGAGCAGGTCCGCCAGGCCGAGATCGTGGCCGCGCTGGTGATCGAGACCCTGCAGGGGTCGACCGGTCCGTTCCTCAGCGAGGGCCACGACCTGGCGCGTCCCCACCCGGGCCAGATCGACTCCGCCGCGAACATGCGGGCGCTGCTGGACGGCAGCGGTCTCACCGTCTCGCACGCCGCCCTGCGCCAGCAGCTCGCCGACGAGTGGCAGCACGACCAGGCGGTGCAGCGGACCAACATCTACATGCAGAAGGCGTACTCGCTGCGGGCGGTGCCGCAGGTGCTGGGCGCGGTACGGGACACCCTCGCCCACGCCCGCGCGACCGTCGAGGTCGAGCTGAACTCGGCCAACGACAACCCGCTCTTCTTCGGCAGCGGTGAGGTCTTCCACGGCGCCAACTTCCACGGCCAGCCGGTCGCGTTCGCCATGGACTACGTCACCATCGCGCTGACCCAGCTCGGCGTGATCTCCGAGCGGCGGACGAACCGGCTGCTCAACCGGCATCTCAGCTACGGCCTGCCGGAGTTCCTGGTGATGGGCGAACCGGGGCTCAACAGCGGCTTCGCCGGCGCGCAGTACCCGGCCACCGCGCTCGTCGCCGAGAACCGCACGATCGGCCCGGCCAGTATCCACAGCATCCCCTCGAACGGGGACAACCAGGACATCGTCAGCATGGGCCTGATCGCCGCCCGCAACGCCCGGCGGGTCCTGACGAACAACGACGCCATCCTGGCCGTGGAACTGCTGGCCGCGGCCCAGGCGGTCGACGTCGCCGGCCGGTACGCGGGCCTGAGCAAGGCCGGCCGCGCCGCGTACGAACTCACCCGCTCCCTCGCGCCCACCCTGCGCCAGGACCGCTACATGGCCGACGACATCGCCGCCGTGGCGGCCGCGTTGGGCCGCGCGGACCTGCTCGACGCCGTCCTGCGCGCCGACGTGGTTCTGCGGTGA
- a CDS encoding tryptophan 7-halogenase: MNDDGFDYDLVVVGGGPAGSTVATLVAMQGHRVLLLEKETFPRYQIGESLLPSTIHGICRLIGVADELADAGFPVKRGGTFRWGRNPEPWTFAFAISPKFASDGATAYQVERMKFDQILLDNARRKGVTVRERCGVVDVLEEDGRVCGVRFDDEDGVRQELRSRYVVDASGHRSRIHNRVGGERHYPEFFRNLALFGYFEGGKRLPEPNSGNILAAAFSGGWFWYIPLSDNLTSVGAVLRPEALDRVREGDRETVLRQLISECPLIAEYLAEATRVTSGPYGEVRIRKDYSYIRDTFSRPGMLLVGDAACFIDPVFSSGVHLATFSALLAARSINSVLAGDLDEATVLAEFEARYRREYGLFHDFLVAFYDMQQDEDSYFWTAKRVSDDRVASDVQAFVQLVGGAGSDERAFVDADSYLRERKAAFRELADVVQGPVAEAGEDRNLLGASMLKEVLKEGVRVQTQAALGGNVDEQRPIRGGGLVPSADGMRWRRSESVAPAPGPAPRVPGA, translated from the coding sequence GTGAACGACGACGGATTCGACTACGACCTCGTGGTCGTCGGTGGGGGACCGGCCGGGTCGACGGTCGCCACCCTCGTGGCGATGCAGGGACACCGGGTGCTGCTGCTGGAGAAGGAGACCTTCCCCCGGTACCAGATCGGGGAGTCGCTGCTGCCCTCGACCATCCACGGCATCTGCCGGCTGATCGGCGTCGCCGACGAACTCGCCGACGCCGGTTTCCCCGTCAAGCGTGGCGGCACGTTCCGCTGGGGACGCAACCCGGAGCCCTGGACGTTCGCCTTCGCGATCTCGCCGAAGTTCGCCAGCGACGGGGCGACGGCGTACCAGGTCGAGCGCATGAAGTTCGACCAGATCCTGCTCGACAACGCCCGCCGCAAGGGCGTGACGGTACGCGAGCGCTGCGGGGTCGTGGACGTGCTGGAGGAGGACGGGCGGGTGTGCGGCGTCCGCTTCGACGACGAGGACGGCGTACGCCAGGAACTGCGCAGCCGGTACGTCGTGGACGCCTCCGGCCACCGCAGCCGGATCCACAACCGCGTCGGCGGCGAGCGGCACTATCCCGAGTTCTTCCGCAACCTCGCCCTGTTCGGCTACTTCGAGGGTGGCAAGCGGCTCCCCGAGCCCAACAGCGGCAACATCCTCGCCGCCGCCTTTTCCGGCGGCTGGTTCTGGTACATCCCGCTCAGCGACAACCTCACCAGTGTCGGGGCGGTGCTGCGTCCCGAGGCGCTGGACCGCGTCCGGGAGGGCGACCGGGAGACCGTGCTGCGCCAGCTCATCAGCGAGTGCCCGCTGATCGCCGAGTACCTGGCCGAGGCCACCCGGGTGACGAGCGGACCGTACGGCGAGGTGCGGATCCGCAAGGACTACTCGTACATCCGCGACACCTTCTCCCGGCCCGGCATGTTGCTGGTGGGCGACGCGGCGTGCTTCATCGACCCGGTCTTCTCCTCCGGCGTGCATCTGGCGACGTTCAGCGCGCTGCTCGCCGCCCGCTCGATCAACAGCGTCCTCGCCGGGGACCTGGACGAGGCGACCGTCCTCGCGGAGTTCGAGGCCCGGTACCGGCGCGAGTACGGACTCTTCCACGACTTCCTGGTGGCGTTCTACGACATGCAGCAGGACGAGGACTCGTACTTCTGGACCGCCAAGCGGGTCAGCGACGACCGGGTCGCCAGCGACGTGCAGGCCTTCGTGCAACTGGTCGGCGGCGCGGGCTCCGACGAACGCGCGTTCGTCGACGCCGACTCCTACCTGCGCGAGCGGAAGGCGGCGTTCCGGGAGCTCGCCGACGTCGTCCAGGGCCCGGTCGCCGAGGCGGGGGAGGACCGCAACCTGCTCGGCGCGTCGATGCTCAAGGAGGTCCTCAAGGAGGGCGTCCGCGTCCAGACCCAGGCGGCGCTGGGCGGCAACGTCGACGAGCAGCGCCCCATCCGAGGCGGCGGCCTCGTCCCGTCCGCCGACGGGATGCGGTGGCGCCGGTCGGAGTCGGTGGCCCCGGCCCCCGGGCCGGCGCCGCGGGTGCCCGGGGCATGA
- a CDS encoding phosphopantetheine-binding protein yields the protein MNEAPGTVPTPQDPPALELRIGAIWRDVLGVRDDVPPDATFLELQGQSISAVRIAGRIEEELGIEVDAAVLFEDPDLPTFIDLVMRRARSGR from the coding sequence ATGAACGAGGCCCCGGGAACCGTCCCCACCCCGCAGGACCCGCCCGCGCTGGAGCTGCGGATCGGCGCCATCTGGCGGGACGTGCTCGGCGTCCGGGACGACGTGCCCCCGGACGCCACCTTCCTCGAGTTGCAGGGGCAGTCGATCTCTGCCGTTCGTATCGCCGGACGGATCGAGGAGGAACTCGGCATCGAGGTCGACGCCGCCGTCCTGTTCGAGGACCCGGATCTGCCGACCTTCATCGATCTGGTGATGAGACGCGCCCGGTCCGGGCGCTAG
- a CDS encoding nucleotide disphospho-sugar-binding domain-containing protein — MRVLFAIDPSIAHLYPMVPTAWALQNAGHEVRLASFGGFADRIAATGLTPVPLGDASWAARISDDPLEPKGAEEAQRYADALGLNPEEREYWYLFFQYLLTPTADYLRPDRPEAHALIDYARTWRPDLVIWDLTQAAGAVAARVCGAAHARLVFAYDPSGWSLDRLAAGRDALVAAGLDPNPLAALVRPLAERYGVELDDELLVGQWTLDTAPPGLGLPTRTRKVPLRYVPYNGAEPVPDWLREPPQRPRICLTLGESYRRFIRGDWNRAPMLLDALADLDVEVVATLNDVQLDGYTPPPNVRTMEYLPLNQILPTCSAVIHHGGLGTFQAAVASRVPQLVCDTLESIMLRVEEETPEEAPDDTGIYRSGVEYGVREAEEREQEPTVRWVMPAKKLEATPVSNYVVSRGAGVRLNHQTQSVAELRESIEAVLTDPSYQRGADAIYDVWRAMPSPNDVVSVLESLAQDARNRR; from the coding sequence ATGCGTGTCCTGTTCGCCATCGACCCGTCGATCGCCCACCTGTATCCCATGGTGCCCACCGCCTGGGCGCTGCAGAACGCCGGCCACGAGGTACGCCTCGCGTCCTTCGGCGGCTTCGCCGACCGGATCGCCGCCACCGGCCTGACCCCGGTCCCGCTCGGCGACGCCTCCTGGGCCGCCCGCATCAGCGACGACCCGCTGGAGCCGAAGGGGGCCGAGGAGGCCCAACGGTACGCCGACGCCCTCGGCCTCAACCCGGAGGAGCGCGAGTACTGGTACCTCTTCTTCCAGTACCTGCTCACCCCGACCGCCGACTATCTGCGCCCGGACCGCCCCGAGGCCCACGCCCTCATCGACTACGCCCGCACCTGGCGACCGGACCTGGTGATCTGGGACCTCACCCAGGCGGCCGGCGCGGTCGCGGCCCGGGTCTGCGGCGCCGCGCACGCCCGGCTCGTCTTCGCGTACGACCCGTCCGGCTGGAGCCTCGACCGCCTCGCCGCCGGCCGGGACGCCCTCGTCGCGGCCGGCCTCGACCCGAATCCGCTCGCCGCGCTGGTGCGTCCCCTCGCCGAGCGCTACGGCGTGGAGCTGGACGACGAACTGCTGGTCGGGCAGTGGACCCTCGACACCGCGCCGCCCGGGCTCGGCCTGCCGACCCGGACCCGCAAGGTCCCGCTGCGGTACGTGCCCTACAACGGCGCCGAGCCGGTGCCGGACTGGCTGCGCGAGCCGCCGCAGCGACCGCGGATCTGCCTGACCCTCGGCGAGTCCTACCGGCGCTTCATCCGGGGCGACTGGAACCGCGCGCCGATGCTGCTCGACGCCCTCGCCGACCTCGATGTCGAGGTCGTCGCCACCCTCAACGACGTGCAGCTGGACGGGTACACCCCGCCGCCGAACGTGCGGACGATGGAGTACCTGCCGCTCAACCAGATCCTGCCGACCTGCTCGGCGGTCATCCACCACGGTGGCCTGGGTACCTTCCAGGCGGCCGTGGCCAGCCGGGTGCCGCAGCTCGTCTGCGACACCCTGGAATCGATCATGCTGCGGGTGGAGGAGGAGACCCCGGAGGAGGCGCCCGACGACACCGGGATCTACCGCTCCGGCGTCGAGTACGGTGTGCGCGAGGCGGAGGAGCGGGAGCAGGAGCCCACCGTCCGCTGGGTGATGCCGGCCAAGAAGCTCGAGGCGACCCCGGTGTCGAACTACGTCGTCTCGCGCGGCGCCGGCGTGCGGCTGAACCACCAGACCCAGTCGGTGGCGGAGCTGCGGGAGTCGATCGAGGCGGTGCTCACCGATCCGTCCTACCAGCGGGGCGCCGACGCGATCTATGATGTCTGGCGGGCCATGCCGAGCCCGAACGACGTCGTGTCGGTCCTCGAAAGCCTCGCCCAGGACGCGCGGAACCGGCGATAG